One window of the Serinus canaria isolate serCan28SL12 chromosome 9, serCan2020, whole genome shotgun sequence genome contains the following:
- the EIF4A2 gene encoding eukaryotic initiation factor 4A-II, whose amino-acid sequence MSGGSADYSRDHGGPEGMEPDGVIESNWNEIVDNFDDMNLKESLLRGIYAYGFEKPSAIQQRAIIPCIKGYDVIAQAQSGTGKTATFAISILQQLEIDLKESQALVLAPTRELAQQIQKVILALGDYMGATCHACIGGTNVRNEMQKLQAEAPHIVVGTPGRVFDMLNRRYLSPKWIKMFVLDEADEMLSRGFKDQIYEIFQKLSTNIQVVLLSATMPMDVLEVTKKFMRDPIRILVKKEELTLEGIKQFYINVEREEWKLDTLCDLYETLTITQAVIFLNTRRKVDWLTEKMHARDFTVSALHGDMDQKERDVIMREFRSGSSRVLITTDLLARGIDVQQVSLVINYDLPTNRENYIHRIGRGGRFGRKGVAINFVTEEDKRILRDIETFYNTTVEEMPMNVADLI is encoded by the exons ATGTCAGGGGGCTCCGCGGATTATAGCAG AGACCATGGCGGCCCAGAGGGAATGGAGCCCGATGGTGTCATCGAG AGCAATTGGAATGAGATTGTTGACAATTTCGATGATATGAATTTAAAAGAATCCCTTCTAAGGGGCATTTATGCGTATGGTTTTGAGAAGCCTTCAGCTATTCAGCAGAGAGCTATTATTCCATGCATCAAAG GGTATGATGTGATTGCTCAAGCTCAGTCAGGTACTGGCAAGACAGCCACATTTGCTATTTCCATCCTGCAGCAGTTGGAGATTGATCTCAAGGAGTCCCAGGCACTAGTATTGGCCCCTACCAGAGAACTGGCTCAACAG ATTCAGAAGGTAATCCTGGCCCTTGGAGACTACATGGGAGCAACATGCCACGCTTGTATTGGTGGCACAAATGTGCGCAATGAAATGCAGAAACTCCAGGCTGAGGCTCCACACATCGTGGTGGGAACTCCAGGGCGTGTGTTTGATATGTTGAACAGGCGCTATCTTT CACCAAAATGGATCAAAATGTTTGTTCTGGATGAAGCTGATGAAATGTTGAGCCGTGGATTTAAGGATCAAATTTATGAGATCTTTCAAAAACTAAGCACAAACATCCAG GTTGTGTTGCTGTCAGCTACAATGCCAATGGATGTGTTGGAAGTGACCAAAAAGTTCATGAGAGATCCCATCCGTATTTTGGTGAAGAAGGAAGAACTGACTCTGGAGGGTATCAAGCAGTTCTACATTAATGTTGAGAGAGAG GAATGGAAGCTGGATACTCTCTGTGATTTGTATGAGACACTGACCATTACCCAGGCTGTTATTTTCCTGAATACAAGGAGAAAAGTAGACTGGCTTACGGAGAAAATGCATGCTAGGGACTTCACAGTCTCAGCTCTG CATGGTGACATGGACCAGAAGGAACGGGATGTTATCATGAGAGAGTTTAGGTCAGGGTCCAGCCGTGTCCTGATCACTACTGACTTGCTG GCTCGTGGCATTGATGTGCAGCAAGTGTCCCTGGTTATCAATTACGACCTGCCGACCAATCGTGAGAATTACATTCACAG AATTGGCCGGGGTGGCCGTTTTGGCAGAAAAGGTGTGGCTATCAATTTTGTCACTGAAGAGGACAAGAGGATCCTGCGAGACATTGAGACTTTCTACAATACTACAGTGGAGGAGATGCCGATGAATGTGGCTGATCTCATTTAA